The genomic region ACAATATAGAAAAAGTATAGAGGTTGTGTCTAACAGAGACTTACTCAATATTGAAAAGGAAAATATGCCTGCAAAATGGATAGAGATATTTAAAGAAACAGATAAAACTAGAAAGAAAGATAAATTAATAGCTTTATGGAATAGTGTATGTGAAAAAGAATTGAGTAATACTATATCATACTTGAAAGAAAATTTATTAGAATTTGAATTAATTGTAGATAATGGACAATATGCAGTACTATACAGCGTAAAGAGTGAAAATGACGAAATACTTTATTATGAAGGTGGTATACCGACTAATTCTATTTCAGAAATGCAACAAGATTGGTCAAATGTTCCAGAATCTATAAAGGAGTTCTATGAGAAGTTACATAATGGTTTTTATTATCTGCCAAGTAGAGCTATGGGACTTGTACCAGTAGAACGCATTACTCATTTTGAAGATCATGAATGGGGAATACTTGAAGAATTAGATGGACCATTAGGAGTTAATATGGCTACAACATATGGTTACTTTGAAAATGACATGGGAGGATATGTTGCTATAGATTTAAACAACTGTATAGGTGATGTAGCGACATTGTGGTTTACCAATGATAAGCCTGAATATAATGTGGATTTTTGGGATATTGTAGATGAATGGATTGTAATAGGGCTTCAAGACCAGTCTTAGGTGATATAGTTTGTCATTATAAGGATGATTTATAAAGTAATGCATTAACAGGTATGGAATTTTACGAAATGAAAGCTATCTAAATTTTTGAATGATAATTTTTCACTAGAATATATTCGAATATCTAGACTCCATGAAGGTAATACCGTCATGGAGCTTTATATATATAGGAATGATAAGAGAAAAGTACGAGAAATGGTCGATTTTACATGTTACATGTTATCGGGACTTACTTGCAAACCCCAATCAGAATTTGACAGGGTGGGCCTACGCGCCAAGATAATAATATTGTGGAGGTATAGAAATGCAATTTAAGGATGGATCATTCATTTACCCCTTGCCTGACGATACTCCGCTTTCTGAAAAGGAAGGTAAGTGGAGAATAAAATTACCAGAGACGTATAAAGAATTTATAAAAAAATATAATGGTGGTACTCCTATAAAGGATAGTTTTAAGGGTAATAACCATTATTAT from Pontibacillus halophilus JSM 076056 = DSM 19796 harbors:
- a CDS encoding SMI1/KNR4 family protein, yielding MDKLSFLKQYRKSIEVVSNRDLLNIEKENMPAKWIEIFKETDKTRKKDKLIALWNSVCEKELSNTISYLKENLLEFELIVDNGQYAVLYSVKSENDEILYYEGGIPTNSISEMQQDWSNVPESIKEFYEKLHNGFYYLPSRAMGLVPVERITHFEDHEWGILEELDGPLGVNMATTYGYFENDMGGYVAIDLNNCIGDVATLWFTNDKPEYNVDFWDIVDEWIVIGLQDQS